A region of Candidatus Saccharimonadia bacterium DNA encodes the following proteins:
- the gmd gene encoding GDP-mannose 4,6-dehydratase translates to MSKIALITGITGQDGSYLAELLLEKGYQVHGVKRRASTFNTGRIDHIFQDPHESHKRLTLHFGDVADASNMSRIIEQVKPDEVYHLAAQSHVRVSFDIPEYTGDVTGLGTLRILDAIRENGSKTKFYQASSSEMFGKVVEVPQTEQTPFYPRSPYGVAKVYGYWITKNYRESYGLYACNGILFNHESPRRGETFVTRKITRGLARIKLGIDTTLYMGHLDAKRDWGYAKDYVEGMWMMLQQDEPDDYVLATNETHSVREFIEVAAAQLGFDLVWRDKGLDETGVDEKTGKTIIRIDPAYFRPAEVELLIGDYSKAKKQMGWEPTVKFKELVELMVTADLTVETQLAGLAK, encoded by the coding sequence ATGAGTAAAATCGCATTAATTACCGGCATTACTGGCCAGGATGGATCATATTTAGCGGAATTATTGCTGGAGAAGGGCTACCAGGTCCACGGCGTGAAGCGGCGGGCATCGACCTTCAATACCGGCCGGATCGATCATATTTTCCAAGATCCTCACGAGAGTCACAAGCGCTTAACCCTTCACTTTGGGGACGTCGCTGATGCCAGTAATATGTCGCGGATCATCGAACAAGTGAAGCCCGACGAGGTATACCATTTAGCCGCCCAAAGCCATGTGCGTGTGAGTTTTGATATACCCGAATACACCGGCGATGTGACTGGCCTTGGGACGTTGCGCATCCTTGATGCCATCCGAGAGAATGGGTCTAAGACCAAATTCTACCAGGCATCCTCTTCGGAGATGTTCGGCAAGGTCGTTGAGGTTCCGCAGACCGAGCAGACGCCATTTTACCCGCGCTCGCCCTACGGCGTAGCCAAGGTGTACGGATACTGGATAACAAAAAATTACCGAGAGAGCTACGGGCTGTACGCCTGCAACGGGATTTTGTTTAACCATGAAAGCCCGCGTCGCGGTGAGACGTTTGTCACTCGTAAGATTACCCGGGGTTTGGCGCGCATTAAGCTGGGCATTGATACTACGCTCTACATGGGTCACTTGGATGCCAAGCGGGACTGGGGCTACGCCAAGGACTATGTGGAGGGCATGTGGATGATGCTCCAGCAGGACGAGCCCGATGACTACGTGCTGGCCACCAATGAGACCCACAGCGTGCGAGAATTTATAGAAGTAGCCGCCGCTCAGCTCGGGTTTGACCTCGTGTGGCGAGATAAGGGCCTCGACGAGACTGGGGTCGACGAGAAGACGGGCAAGACGATAATCCGAATCGACCCGGCCTACTTTCGGCCGGCCGAGGTGGAGCTGCTGATTGGTGACTACTCGAAAGCCAAGAAGCAGATGGGCTGGGAACCCACAGTCAAATTCAAGGAGCTCGTTGAGCTCATGGTTACGGCTGACCTTACGGTCGAGACCCAGTTAGCTGGGTTGGCGAAATGA
- a CDS encoding DegT/DnrJ/EryC1/StrS aminotransferase family protein — protein sequence MIKLIKSSFHHEAQTKRALADFILNESMLSMNKQCASFEQAFAAKQERKFAVYVGNGSVANLLLIQAMMNLGKLKRGDKVGFSALTWPTNVMPLIQLGLEPVAIDCRLETLNVSPHHLEEKAEGLKALFLTNVLGFCDDLPRLAELCAEKGITLIEDNCESLGSRAGGKLLGNFGMASTFSFFVGHHMSTIEGGMICTDDDELHDQLVMARAHGWDRNLTPQKQEKLRTEAGVDAFYAKYTFYDLASNFRPTEINGFIGNIQVKFWDEIVSKRVGNFDRFCDAMNQNDDFHHYDLSHMEIVSNFSMPIICKTPELAQQYRDKFTAAEVEIRPVIAGNMTKQPFYKKYVQDVSPRPNSDLVHANGFYFGNNPEMTDAELDILCGLLGK from the coding sequence ATGATCAAACTGATCAAATCCAGCTTTCACCATGAGGCCCAGACCAAACGGGCGTTGGCTGATTTTATCTTGAACGAGTCCATGCTGAGCATGAATAAGCAGTGCGCAAGCTTTGAGCAGGCGTTTGCCGCCAAACAGGAGCGGAAGTTCGCCGTATACGTGGGTAACGGGAGCGTCGCCAACCTGCTTTTGATTCAGGCTATGATGAATCTGGGTAAACTCAAGCGCGGCGACAAGGTGGGCTTTTCGGCCCTCACCTGGCCCACTAATGTGATGCCGTTGATCCAGCTGGGGCTTGAGCCCGTAGCTATTGACTGCCGACTCGAGACGCTCAATGTCTCGCCCCATCACCTTGAGGAAAAGGCAGAAGGCCTGAAAGCGCTCTTCCTCACCAATGTCCTGGGATTTTGCGACGACCTGCCGCGCCTGGCTGAGCTTTGCGCCGAGAAGGGCATCACACTCATTGAGGACAATTGCGAGTCCTTGGGCTCCCGAGCCGGCGGCAAGCTGCTGGGTAACTTTGGTATGGCTTCGACGTTCTCATTCTTCGTGGGCCACCATATGTCCACGATTGAGGGCGGCATGATCTGCACCGACGACGATGAGCTGCACGATCAGCTCGTGATGGCGCGAGCGCACGGTTGGGACCGTAATCTCACCCCCCAAAAACAGGAGAAGCTGCGGACAGAGGCCGGAGTCGACGCTTTCTACGCGAAGTACACTTTTTACGACCTCGCCTCTAATTTCCGGCCAACCGAAATTAACGGGTTCATCGGCAACATCCAGGTCAAGTTTTGGGACGAAATTGTGTCTAAGCGTGTGGGTAACTTTGATCGATTCTGCGACGCCATGAACCAGAATGACGACTTCCACCACTATGATTTATCCCACATGGAGATAGTGTCGAATTTTTCGATGCCAATCATTTGCAAAACACCCGAGCTAGCCCAGCAGTATCGAGATAAATTCACCGCCGCTGAAGTAGAGATCCGGCCGGTGATTGCCGGAAATATGACCAAGCAGCCATTTTACAAAAAGTATGTCCAGGATGTATCCCCGCGGCCAAATTCTGACCTGGTGCACGCGAACGGGTTTTACTTCGGCAACAATCCGGAAATGACCGACGCGGAGCTCGATATTCTCTGCGGGTTACTGGGGAAATAA